A genomic stretch from Candidatus Coatesbacteria bacterium includes:
- a CDS encoding adenine phosphoribosyltransferase: MSQDLLQYIRVIEDFPKPGISFKDITTLIGHPEGFKKTLDALEALHKDNPPDVIAGIESRGFIFGAALADRFDCGLVLVRKKGKLPAATYEETYELEYGTATLEVHTDAFEPGQRVLLIDDLLATGGTAAAAVKLIEQAGGKVIAADFVIELDFLEGRGKLPGVTVNSLIHT; the protein is encoded by the coding sequence ATGAGCCAGGATCTGCTCCAATACATCCGCGTCATCGAGGACTTCCCCAAGCCGGGCATCAGCTTCAAGGACATTACCACCCTGATCGGCCACCCCGAGGGTTTCAAGAAGACCCTGGACGCCCTCGAGGCGCTGCACAAAGACAATCCCCCCGACGTCATCGCCGGGATCGAGAGTCGGGGCTTCATCTTCGGCGCCGCCCTGGCCGACCGCTTCGACTGCGGCCTGGTGCTGGTGCGCAAGAAGGGCAAGCTGCCCGCCGCGACCTACGAGGAGACCTACGAGCTGGAGTACGGTACGGCCACCCTCGAGGTCCACACCGACGCCTTCGAGCCCGGCCAGCGCGTGCTGCTGATCGACGACCTGCTGGCCACCGGCGGCACCGCCGCCGCCGCGGTCAAGCTGATCGAGCAGGCCGGCGGCAAGGTCATCGCCGCCGACTTCGTCATCGAGCTCGACTTCCTCGAGGGCCGCGGGAAGCTGCCCGGGGTGACCGTCAACAGCCTGATCCATACCTGA